A window of Cottoperca gobio chromosome 16, fCotGob3.1, whole genome shotgun sequence contains these coding sequences:
- the kirrel3l gene encoding kirre like nephrin family adhesion molecule 3, like: MTALYLIFCLMATAATQAAYFSQQPQDQVVVSGQSVTLPCVIVGYRGMVQWTKDGLALGGERDLPGWLRYSLMGDPLSGEHSLMIDSVELEDDAVYECQATQAGLRSHRAKLTVLVPPSDPVVEGGPVVRLKAHTPHNLTCRASGAKPAAEITWYRDGEVMETAIYSKTMLEDGKKESAISMLPIVPEDSDSGRTYTCRVLNPAAPAGRQTSITINVQHPPSVTLSVQPQTVTEGAKVLFICSASANPEITGYRWSKGGVPISEANGDSLEVAVDYSYFTDPVSCEVSNSVGNTNVSTLVDVQFGPRLLSEPKPMTVDIGMDAAFTCAWTGNPPLTLAWTKQGSSVVLSNGNTLQLKAVTQEDAGTYTCKAIVPRIGVAERDVILTVNGPPIITAEATQHAVKHSKGKLECRVGSSPPPDKIVWTFGEVSLSSGSSGRYSVQTVTSDHEVLSSLVLSETLAQDFQLRYNCTAWNRFGTGTALVILKEQEALPMLIIVGGAVGGGCVLLVCVITLVSLCCRHTGKGELNGCTRLSKSDIRVQIVHSDHNATRGNDDEEDVKEPMAPNSSESPGTSRTEHSDLLEEEEDERSDIKDPTNGYYNVRGHEDRNIRSSGFSEYVPNTRPVYTPSQLPSPSPMYGQHGTQPRVYDFSHRYATTTAGRTAYEQQQAAQQQQQQPTQPASIYPTDPLYSGSAYLPATYGRAFTSYVKPASYEKVDAYDQSDQASKVSSSSRFSYASSQVSSQQSDYGRPSQRMQTHV, encoded by the exons ATGACGGCATTATACCTCATATTTTGCCTTATGGCTACAG CAGCCACCCAAGCAGCCTACTTCTCCCAGCAGCCCCAGGACCAGGTGGTTGTATCTGGCCAATCGGTGACTCTACCCTGTGTCATTGTGGGTTATCGGGGAATGGTACAATGGACCAAAGATGGCCTGGCActgggtggagagagagaccTACCAG GCTGGTTGCGCTATTCCTTAATGGGCGACCCGCTATCAGGCGAGCACAGCTTGATGATCGATTCGGTAGAGTTGGAGGATGACGCGGTGTATGAGTGTCAGGCTACACAGGCGGGACTGCGCTCCCACCGTGCCAAGCTCACTGTACTAG TTCCTCCTTCAGACCCTGTGGTGGAGGGCGGACCTGTTGTACGTCTTAAGgcccacacaccacacaatcTCACATGCAGAGCCTCAGGAGCCAAACCTGCTGCTGAGATCACCTGGTACAGAGATGGCGAGGTCATGGAGACGGCAATTTATTCCAAG ACAATGCTGGAAGACGGGAAGAAGGAGTCAGCTATCAGTATGCTTCCAATCGTCCCTGAGGACAGTGACTCTGGACGCACCTACACCTGCAGGGTTCTTAACCCGGCTGCCCCAGCTGGACGACAGACATCGATCACCATCAATGTTCAGC ACCCTCCTTCAGTGACTCTATCAGTCCAGCCTCAGACTGTGACTGAGGGAGCCAAGGTTCTCTTCATCTGCTCTGCTTCGGCCAATCCTGAAATCACCGGATACAG GTGGTCGAAAGGAGGAGTTCCCATCTCAGAAGCAAATGGGGACAGCCTTGAGGTGGCAGTGGACTACTCTTACTTCACAGACCCCGTCTCCTGCGAGGTGTCCAACTCTGTGGGCAACACCAATGTCAGCACCCTGGTCGATGTCCAAT TTGGCCCCAGACTGCTGTCGGAGCCAAAGCCGATGACAGTGGATATAGGGATGGATGCAGCCTTTACTTGTGCATGGACTGGAAACCCTCCTCTGACCCTGGCCTGGACCAAGCAGGGCTCCAGCGTG GTGCTCAGTAATGGCAACACCTTGCAGCTGAAGGCTGTTACTCAGGAAGATGCTGGAACATACACCTGCAAGGCCATCGTACCCCGGATAGGAGTTGCAGAAAGAGATGTCATTCTTACTGTAAATG GCCCACCGATCATCACAGCGGAAGCCACGCAGCATGCTGTCAAGCACTCCAAGGGCAAGCTGGAGTGCCGGGTGGGAAGCAGCCCCCCGCCTGATAAGATT GTGTGGACCTTTGGAGAAGTGAGCCTGTCCTCCGGTTCCTCCGGTCGTTACTCAGTGCAGACAGTGACCAGTGACCACGAGGTCCTGTCTTCCCTGGTGCTGTCTGAGACTCTGGCGCAGGATTTCCAGCTGCGCTACAACTGCACTGCCTGGAACCGCTTCGGCACTGGCACCGCCCTGGTCATACTGAAGGAGCAAG AAGCGCTGCCTATGTTGATAATTGTTGGTGGAGCAGTAGGTGGAGGCTGTGTCCTGCTCGTCTGTGTCATTACTTTGGTCTCCCTCTGCTGCAGGCACACAGGCAAAGGTGAGCTCAATG GATGCACTCGTCTTTCCAAGAGTGACATCAGAGTTCAGATTGTTCATAGCGATCACAACGCTACACGTGGcaatgatgatgaggaggatgtcAAAGAGCCCATG GCACCAAACAGCAGCGAGTCTCCTGGGACGTCCCGCACAGAACACAGCGACCTcctggaagaggaggaggatgagagatCGGACATCAAG GACCCCACCAATGGCTACTACAATGTCCGTGGCCATGAAGACCGCAACATCCGCAGCAGTGGATTCTCTGAATATGTTCCCAACACTCGGCCAGTCTACACTCCATCGCAGCTTCCCTCCCCCAGCCCCATGTACGGTCAGCATGGCACCCAGCCTCGCGTCTATGACTTCTCCCACCGTTATGCAACTACCACAGCGGGCAGAACTGCGTATGAACAGCAGCAAGctgcccagcagcagcagcagcagcccaccCAGCCAGCCAGCATTTATCCCACTGATCCCCTTTACAGTGGCTCTGCTTACCTACCTGCTACCTATGGTCGCGCCTTCACCAGCTACGTTAAGCCCGCTTCCTATGAGAAGGTGGACGCGTACGACCAATCAGATCAGGCCAGCAAGGTGTCCAGCTCGTCCCGCTTCTCTTATGCCTCTTCGCAAGTATCCTCCCAGCAATCTGACTATGGCCGGCCTTCACAACGTATGCAGACGCATGTCTGA